From one Rhodamnia argentea isolate NSW1041297 chromosome 1, ASM2092103v1, whole genome shotgun sequence genomic stretch:
- the LOC115743429 gene encoding uncharacterized protein LOC115743429 codes for MRLGWEMSYHPRRILPPGETRKRKERESFYTAAPSAVAKTTTPRPLFRPATAPAQAAGKAKPAGEKSDCRLLAGYMAHEFLTMGTLFGQSLDPARLEAAPASGKPAEPKRAKPEAEPTGEAKEEGHASYADVAGILKSDGAHIPGIVNPTQLARWIHQT; via the exons ATGCGTCTGGGGTGGGAGATGAGTTACCACCCCCGTAGGATCTTGCCCCCTGGCGAGACGAGGAAGCGCAAGGAGAGGGAGTCATTTTACACCGCTGCCCCTAGTGCCGTcgccaaaacgacgacgccgaGGCCGCTCTTCAGGCCG GCTACGGCTCCGGCTCAAGCCGCCGGCAAGGCGAAGCCGGCCGGGGAGAAAAGCGACTGCCGGCTCCTGGCCGGCTACATGGCTCACGAGTTCCTGACGATGGGGACGCTGTTCGGGCAGAGTCTCGATCCGGCGCGGCTCGAGGCGGCGCCGGCCTCCGGGAAGCCGGCCGAGCCGAAGAGGGCGAAGCCGGAAGCCGAGCCGACCGGGGAAGCGAAGGAGGAGGGGCACGCGAGCTACGCTGACGTGGCGGGCATCTTGAAGTCAGACGGGGCCCACATCCCGGGGATTGTCAATCCTACGCAACTCGCACGGTGGATTCACCAGACGTGA